In a genomic window of Brassica rapa cultivar Chiifu-401-42 chromosome A10, CAAS_Brap_v3.01, whole genome shotgun sequence:
- the LOC103843923 gene encoding uncharacterized protein LOC103843923, producing MEQFVPTQSLCFLGSLPTKNTSKTTKTLSLRYRIFYILSTVQSIFTVFDIPHSFMAPLPFLPAQTKSQTRLSSDSKKKNGNKKTSTQPPQTQTLKQTQKLKQKTVSSSSSSSWSQIKNLLSCKQIEGPRVHDPSKITLSSCGSSLCKFSDVIYGNARVIHRSDHSPESSNLGQDGGLLIRKPASRGSSSTVRSNGCGAYTSSSKAMHFRKLSGCYECHMIVDPSRYPISPRIFACPQCGEVFPKLETLEIHQAVRHAVSELGQEDSGRNIVDIIFKSSWLRKDGPLYKIERILKVHNTQRTIQRFEDCRDAVKSHAHASTRKEPRSAADGNELLRFHCTTVSCSLGSRGSTSLCSNIPGCRVCTIIRHGFHAKTLRLGSGSNEIKGVRTTASSGRAHDALRCFDQRRAMLVCRVIAGRVRRGQSDAPEDENDSCSYDSVAGAAGIYTNVDDLAVLNPKAILPCFVVIYKVSEP from the exons ATGGAACAGTTTGTTCCCACTCAATCACTTTGTTTTCTCGGATCCCTTCCCACCAAAAACACAAGCAAAACAACAAAGACTCTCTCTCTCCGTTATCGTATATTCTATATATTATCGACAGTGCAATCTATTTTCACTGTCTTCGATATTCCTCACTCTTTCATGGCCCCTCTTCCTTTCTTGCCGGCCCAAACCAAGTCGCAAACGCGTTTATCTTCAGACTCAAAGAAGAAGAACGGAAACAAGAAAACGTCTACCCAGCCTCCTCAGACGCAAACCCTAAAGCAAACACAAAAGCTGAAGCAGAAGACGGTatcatcatcgtcatcgtcTTCATGGAGCCAGATAAAGAACCTCCTAAGTTGCAAACAAATCGAAGGTCCACGAGTGCATGACCCATCAAAGATTACGTTATCATCTTGTGGCTCTTCTTTGTGTAAGTTCAGTGATGTTATTTATGGGAATGCCCGCGTGATTCACCGCTCAGATCACTCGCCGGAAAGTAGCAACCTTGGTCAAGATGGTGGGTTGTTGATCCGAAAACCGGCCAGTCGTGGATCTTCTTCTACAGTTAGATCTAACGGATGTGGTGCTTACACATCATCATCCAAAGCTATGCACTTCAGAAAACTCTCAGGTTGCTATGAGTGTCACATGATTGTTGATCCCAGCAG GTATCCAATATCACCAAGAATATTTGCATGTCCACAGTGTGGGGAAGTTTTTCCTAAGCTTGAAACCTTGGAGATTCATCAAGCAGTTCGTCATGCCG TGTCGGAGTTAGGGCAAGAGGATTCAGGAAGAAACATAGTGGACATCATCTTCAAATCTAGCTGGTTACGAAAGGACGGTCCACTCTACAAGATCGAACGTATATTAAAAGTCCACAACACTCAGCGCACGATCCAACGGTTTGAAGACTGTCGCGACGCAGTCAAGTCCCATGCACATGCCTCCACCAGAAAAGAGCCTCGATCAGCCGCCGACGGCAACGAGCTCCTCCGTTTCCACTGCACCACCGTTTCTTGCTCCCTCGGCTCCCGTGGTTCGACCTCCCTCTGCTCCAACATCCCTGGCTGCCGCGTCTGCACCATTATCCGCCACGGCTTCCACGCCAAAACGCTGCGTTTAGGTAGTGGGTCCAATGAGATTAAGGGTGTGAGGACCACGGCGAGCAGCGGAAGAGCACATGATGCATTGAGGTGCTTTGACCAGCGGAGGGCCATGCTTGTCTGCCGTGTGATTGCCGGAAGAGTGAGGCGGGGGCAGAGCGACGCACCTGAAGATGAAAATGATTCTTGCTCGTATGATTCTGTTGCGGGTGCTGCTGGGATCTACACAAACGTAGACGACTTGGCTGTGTTAAATCCCAAAGCCATACTTCCTTGCTTTGTAGTAATCTACAAAGTTTCTGAGCCTTAA